The following coding sequences lie in one Trichoderma breve strain T069 chromosome 1, whole genome shotgun sequence genomic window:
- a CDS encoding POT family domain-containing protein yields the protein MANNHEDTVAELHEEFNERVPHGETRDLAGGFIASDPDEKKDFSSSPESAEEGNTADGEEPNDFEKRTLRRVGENLPASAFLIAIVELMERFTYYGASGLFQNYISNDKNDTTDAPGLGMGGQAATGLNLFFQWFCYVTPILGAIISDQYLGKYKAIMLFCGVYWVGLVILWTTSLPAAHAANAGLPGYIVAIIIIGFGTGGIKSNIAPLIADQYQRRTMAIRTEKSGERIIIDPAITYQRIYMIFYWCINLGSLSLIATPFMEKYCGFWTAFLMCFLMFNVGIFILVIRRKSYIIHPPQGSIITDAFKALGMMIASRNMDAAKPSWRAAHGKTKPVVWNDHFVEELKRAIRACKVFVFYPIFWVGYGQFSTNFVTQAGQMNGHGMPNDFMQNFDSISILIFTPLLEMLVYPALRKAGIKIRPIARITLGFVWISMCLGYAAIVQHLIYNAGPCYKSPLECDAANVDGKTLPNNVHIAVQAPAYVFVGLAEIFISVTGLEYAYTKAPPSMKSFVQSLYLFTNAFGSAISEALVSVSKDPEFIWMYTGVAGASIVTAFVFFALFHHYDKIEDESFELDREAPVLPPTKEVEAEAEAN from the exons atggccaacaaTCACGAGGATACCGTTGCTGA GCTCCACGAGGAGTTCAACGAGCGTGTTCCCCACGGCGAGACTCGCGATCTTGCCGGAGGCTTCATTGCTTCCGACcctgatgagaagaaggacttTAGCTCCTCACCGGAGAGTGCCGAGGAGGGCAACACCGCCGATGGCGAGGAGCCCAATGACTTTGAGAAGCGGACGCTGCGCCGTGTTGGCGAGAACCTGCCCGCCTCTGCTttcctcatcgccattgtcgaGCTTATGGAGCGTTTCACCTACTACGGTGCTTCAGGTCTTTTCCAGAACTACATTAGCAACGACAAGAACGACACCACCGATGCTCCTGGACTGGGTATGGGTGGTCAGGCCGCCACTGGTCTGAACTTGTTCTTCCAATGGTTCTGCTATG TGACTCCTATTCTCGGTGCCATCATCTCTGATCAGTACTTGGGCAAGTACAAGGCCATCATGCTCTTCTGCGGTGTCTACTGGGTCGGTCTCGTCATCCTGTGGACGACGTCTCTGCCTGCGGCTCATGCTGCCAATGCCGGCCTGCCTGGATACATTGTTGCTATTATCATTATTGGTTTCGGTACCGGTGGTATCAAGTCCAACATCGCCCCTCTGATTGCCGACCAGTACCAGCGCCGAACCATGGCTATCCGAACGGAAAAGTCTGGCGAGCGAATCATCATTGACCCTGCCATTACCTACCAGCGCATCTACATGATCTTCTACTGGTGCATCAACCTAggttccctctccctcatcgCCACCCCCTTCATGGAAAAGTACTGCGGCTTCTGGACTGCCTTCCTCATGTGCTTCCTCATGTTCAACGtgggcatcttcatcctcgtcatccgcCGCAAGTCATACATTATCCACCCCCCGCAGggctccatcatcaccgacGCCTTCAAGGCCCTCGGCATGATGATTGCCAGCCGCAACATGGATGCCGCCAAGCCTTCATGGCGCGCTGCCCACGGCAAGACCAAGCCTGTTGTCTGGAACGACCACttcgtcgaggagctgaagCGTGCCATCCGTGCCTGCAAGGTCTTTGTCTTTTACCCCATCTTCTGGGTTGGCTACGGTCAATTCTCCACCAACTTTGTCACCCAGGCCGGCCAGATGAACGGACACGGCATGCCCAACGACTTTATGCAGAACTTTGACTCCATCTCgattctcatcttcacccCTCTCCTCGAGATGCTCGTGTACCCCGCCCTGCGCAAGGCTGGTATCAAGATCCGACCCATTGCCCGTATAACCCTCGGTTTCGTCTGGATCTCCATGTGCCTTGGCTATGCTGCCATTGTCCAGCACCTTATCTACAACGCCGGCCCTTGCTACAAGAGCCCCCTTGAGTGTGACGCCGCCAACGTCGACGGCAAGACTCTCCCCAACAACGTGCACATTGCCGTTCAGGCTCCTGCCTACGTCTTTGTCGGTCTGGCCGAAATCTTCATTTCCGTCACCGGTCTCGAGTATGCCTACACCAAGGCTCCCCCCAGCATGAAGTCGTTTGTCCAGAGTTTGTACCTCTTCACCAACGCCTTTGGCTCTGCCATCTCCGAAGCCCTGGTCTCCGTGTCCAAGGACCCCGAGTTCATCTGGATGTACACTGGTGTTGCCGGCGCCAGTATCGTCActgcctttgtcttcttcgccttgttCCACCACTACGACAAGATTGAGGACGAGTCATTCGAGCTTGACCGCGAGGCACCCGTCCTCCCTCCCACCAAGGAGGttgaggccgaggctgaggctAACTAA
- a CDS encoding major facilitator superfamily domain-containing protein, whose translation MAAVENPEKSAIDTNSMEKNVTGGNNDPMFGDLRNADGSSLRSGEDILSLQDLDPALNMKMHLVNNAIDEIGWTGYHWKLFFLNGFGYAVDSLILLFQSIVAPSAFREFGQHGYANALTIAVYVGMLTGAIFWGFSADVIGRKWAFNITLFICSASCVIAGAMPNWPSLAFFIALLGFGGGGNLILDTTVFLEYLPSNKQWLLTFLAAWWGLGQAVTGFIAWGFMANNWGWRYMLFTGGAIVFVMSVLRITVVRLRETPKYLLGLGEDAKVVETFQFLATKYNRPCSLTLEKLEACGQIQSAHGKKLFSFSETRIHFRGLFINKKMTISTILVWLSWALIGLIYPLFYVFLPTYLANHGRVFDRTTFETWRNYCITNICGIPGPIIAGYMCNTKLLGRKYTMSIGALITCAFFFAYTAVKTAAQDTAFTCLIACFLNIYYGTLYAYTPEVLPSAHRGTGNGVAVAFNRIMGIVSAIVATFANTQTSAPLYICAALFILAAGISAVFPYEPYGRRSS comes from the exons atggctgctgttgaAAACCCGGAGAAGTCAGCCATTGACACCAACTCAATGGAGAAGAATGTCACAGGTGGTAACAATGACCCGATGTTTGGCGATCTCAGAAACGCCGACGGGTCGTCGCTGCGCAGCGGCGAAGATATCCTCTCCCTGCAGGATCTCGACCCCGCCCTGAACATGAAGATGCATCTTGTGAACAAC GCAATTGACGAGATTGGCTGGACTGGCTACCACTGgaaactcttcttcctcaatgGATTCGG CTATGCCGTCGATTCCTTGATCCTCCTTTTCCAATCCATTGTTGCCCCGTCTGCTTTCCGCGAATTTGGCCAGCACGGTTACGCCAATGCGCTTACCATCGCCGTGTACGTCGGTATGCTGACGGGCGCCATTTTCTGGGGTTTCAGCGCCGATGTCATTGGTCGCAAATGGGCTTTTAACATTaccctcttcatctgctctGCAAGCTGCGTGATCGCTGGTGCCATGCCCAACTGGCCATCTCTCGCATTCTTCATCGCCCTTCTCGGCTTTGGTGGAGGCGGCAATCTCATCCTGGACACAACCGTCTTCCTCGAGTATCTTCCTAGCAATAAGCAGTGGCTCTTGACCTTCCTGGCGGCATGGTGGGGCCTTGGACAGGCCGTCACTGGTTTCATTGCCTGGGGTTTCATG GCCAACAACTGGGGCTGGCGATATATGCTTTTCACCGGTGGTGCTATAGTGTTTGTCATGTCTGTTCTTCGAATCACAGTGGTCAGACTGCGCGAGACGCCCAAGtatctcctcggccttggtgAGGATGCCAAGGTGGTGGAAACATTCCAATTCTTGGCTACCAAGTACAACCGCCCATGCTCCCTGACTCTCGAGAAGCTTGAGGCCTGTGGACAGATTCAATCGGCTCacggcaagaagctgttttccttctccgAAACCCGCATTCATTTCCGTGGACTCTTtatcaacaagaagatgaccatctccaccatcctGGTCTGGCTTTCGTGGGCTTTGATCGGCCTTATCTACCCGCTCTTCTACGTGTTCCTTCC TACCTATCTTGCCAACCACGGCAGAGTCTTTGACCGAACCACCTTCGAAACGTGGCGCAACTACTGCATTACCAACATTTGCGGTATTCCCGGTCCGATCATTGCAGGATACATGTGCAACACAAAACTGCTTGGCCGCAAATACACCATGTCTATTGGCGCTTTGATTACCtgtgctttcttttttgcttaCACCGCAGTCAAGACCGCAGCTCAAGATACGGCCTTCACCTGCTTGATTGCATGTTTCCTGAACATCTACTATGGCACGCTGTACGCCTACACTCCGGAGGTGCTTCCCAGTGCCCACCGAGGCACCGGCAACGGTGTGGCCGTGGCCTTTAACCGCATCATGGGTATTGTCTCGGCTATTGTGGCGACTTTTGCAAACACTCAGACGTCGGCACCTCTGTATATTTGTGCGGCTCTCTTCATTCTTGCTGCTGGTATTTCAGCAGTATTCCCCTATGAGCCATATGGACGACGCAGCTCATAA
- a CDS encoding phosphoribosylglycinamide synthetase, ATP-grasp (A) domain-containing protein, which produces MADLRILLIGNGGREHALAWKLSQSPRVEAIFAVPGNGGTATCPKVTNVSSVSAEDFPALVQFAQSNGINLAVPGPEAPLVDGVEGFFRNAGIPCFGPSKEAARLEGSKTYSKDFMKKYNIPTAAYENFSDYNKAVAYLDTISHDVVIKATGLAAGKGVIIPQTKQEAKDALKEIMVDKAFGDAGDEVVIEEFLQGDELSVLTFCDGYSIRSLPLAQDHKRIFDGDQGPNTGGMGCYAPTNIATAELVQQIDRDILVPTISGMRQEKQPFRGVLFTGLMITPAGPKVLEYNVRFGDPETQTVLPLLSADTDLAEIMLACTGGYLDNCHLTIEKKFSATVVLAAGGYPGSYAKGTPMTVQAPPAGSTIFHAGTKLDGEQLKTSGGRVIAINSVGESLRAAVDASYAALASNVIDFEGKFFRKDIAHRAFRDASKVSMTYAQAGVDIQAGNDFVEKIKKAVASTKRAGASAEIGGFGGEVDLSQCGYPNAPILVGAIDGVGTKLMIAQAMKKHDTVGIDLVAMNVNDLVVQGATPLMFLDYYGCSKLDLASAADFVQGVADGCIQAGCALVGGETAEMPGMYKDEDYDAAGCAVGAVTSGGMLPRKDAMAEGDILLGLGSNGVHSNGFSLVRRIVQAAGLDYSAPAPWDASKTVGESLLTPTKIYVKSLLPVLGSIKGLAHITGGGLLENVPRMLPDSLAAEIAYGTWEMPPVFQWLKKAGNVAPTEMCRTFNSGIGMVVAVEASQVEAVVAALRSGDERVYTIGKLVRRQEGQAGCVVQNLESWA; this is translated from the coding sequence ATGGCCGACCTTCGAATCCTTCTCATTGGCAATGGCGGCCGCGAGCATGCCTTGGCCTGGAAGCTGAGCCAGTCTCCTCGAGTTGAGGCCATCTTCGCGGTCCCCGGCAACGGTGGCACTGCTACTTGCCCCAAGGTCACCAACGTCTCTTCTGTTTCCGCAGAGGACTTTCCTGCCCTCGTCCAATTCGCCCAgtccaatggcatcaacttGGCTGTTCCTGGACCTGAGGCTCCCCTCGTTGACGGTGTCGAGGGCTTCTTTCGCAATGCCGGCATTCCTTGCTTCGGCCCCTCCAAGGAGGCTGCTCGCTTGGAAGGCAGCAAGACTTACTCCAAGGACTTTATGAAGAAATACAACATTCCCACCGCCGCCTACGAGAACTTTTCCGATTATAACAAGGCCGTTGCATATCTCGACACCATTAGCCACGATGTCGTCATCAAGGCTACGGGTCTGGCCGCTGGTAAGGGTGTTATTATCCCCCAAACCAAgcaggaggccaaggatgcgCTCAAGGAAATCATGGTCGACAAGGCTTTTGGCGACGCCGGCGACGAGGTTGTCATTGAAGAGTTCCTGCAGGGTGACGAGCTCAGCGTCCTCACCTTCTGCGATGGCTACTCCATCCGATCTCTACCTCTGGCTCAGGACCACAAGCGGATATTCGACGGCGACCAGGGCCCCAACACCGGTGGTATGGGCTGCTACGCCCCTACAAATATTGCTACTGCCGAGCTTGTCCAGCAAATCGACAGAGATATCTTGGTGCCTACCATTTCCGGCATGCGACAAGAGAAGCAGCCCTTCCGTGGTGTTCTGTTTACGGGTCTTATGATTACCCCAGCCGGCCCCAAGGTTCTCGAGTACAATGTGCGATTCGGCGATCCCGAGACTCAGACGGTGCTGCCTCTGCTCTCAGCCGACACTGACTTGGCCGAGATTATGCTGGCCTGCACTGGTGGCTACCTGGACAACTGCCACCTGACCATTGAGAAGAAATTCAGTGCTACAGTCGTTCTCGCTGCTGGTGGTTATCCCGGTTCTTATGCTAAGGGCACCCCGATGACTGTTCAAGCCCCTCCTGCTGGAAGCACCATTTTCCACGCTGGCACAAAGCTTGATGgagagcagctcaagacgTCTGGTGGTCGCGTGATCGCCATCAACTCTGTTGGCGAGTCGCTCAGAGCCGCTGTCGATGCTTCATATGCTGCTTTGGCTTCCAACGTCATTGATTTCGAGGGCAAGTTCTTCCGCAAGGACATCGCTCACCGTGCTTTCAGAGATGCGAGCAAGGTTTCGATGACTTATGCCCAGGCTGGTGTTGATATCCAGGCCGGTAACGACTTTgtggagaagatcaagaaggctGTTGCCAGCACAAAGAGAGCCGGTGCCAGTGCCGAGATTGGCGGCTTCGGCGGCGAGGTCGATCTCTCCCAGTGTGGATACCCCAATGCTCCCATCTTGGTCGGTGCTATTGATGGTGTTGGTACCAAGCTTATGATTGCGCAAGCCATGAAGAAGCACGACACTGTGGGCATTGACCTGGTTGCCATGAATGTCAACGACCTGGTCGTCCAGGGAGCCACACCCCTGATGTTCCTCGACTACTACGGCTGCAGCAAGCTGGATCTTGCTTCCGCTGCTGACTTTGTTCAGGGTGTCGCTGATGGTTGTATCCAGGCTGGCTGTGCTTTGGTTGGCGGCGAGACGGCCGAAATGCCAGGCATGTACAAGGATGAGGACTACGATGCTGCCGGCTGCGCCGTGGGTGCTGTCACCAGCGGAGGCATGCTCCCCCGGAAagatgccatggctgagGGCGATATCCTCCTGGGTCTTGGATCCAACGGCGTTCACTCCAACGGCTTCTCTCTTGTGCGAAGAATTGTGCAGGCTGCCGGCTTGGACTACTCAGCTCCCGCGCCTTGGGATGCTTCCAAGACTGTTGGAGAGTCCCTCCTGACCCCTACCAAGATTTATGTCAAGAGCCTGCTGCCCGTGCTCGGCAGCATCAAGGGCCTCGCCCACATCACTGGAGGTGGACTGCTCGAGAACGTGCCCCGTATGCTCCCCGACTCTCTGGCCGCAGAGATTGCTTATGGAACTTGGGAAATGCCCCCTGTCTTCCAGTGGCTCAAGAAGGCTGGCAACGTGGCTCCTACCGAAATGTGCCGAACATTCAACTCGGGTATCGGCATGGTTGTGGCAGTGGAGGCAAGCCAGGTTGAGGCTGTTGTGGCGGCTCTCCGTAGTGGTGACGAGCGGGTTTACACCATCGGTAAGCTGGTCCGTAGACAAGAGGGCCAGGCTGGATGTGTCGTCCAGAACTTGGAGTCATGGGCATGA